From Paenibacillus sp. V4I7, one genomic window encodes:
- a CDS encoding amino acid ABC transporter permease, producing MPDFSIFTDYFDIYMKGFFNTIIASVIALIGSFVLGTVIAIFRIGSVKPLQWIGTAYVEFIRNIPLLLVVFVFFYGLPSIGITLSGFVCGTLGLTVYTAAFIAEAIRAGIMSVPKGQSEAGQSSGLTYLQTMWHIVLPQAIKIVIPPLSNQFINLVKNSSVLGVFAGFDLMYFGDQVASETYATFDTYIFVAMLYLILTLPLSYMALRLERKLARTD from the coding sequence ATGCCGGATTTCTCGATTTTTACCGATTATTTTGATATCTACATGAAGGGCTTCTTCAACACGATCATTGCCAGTGTTATTGCGTTAATTGGCAGCTTTGTGCTGGGTACGGTCATTGCTATTTTTCGTATCGGATCGGTGAAACCACTGCAATGGATAGGTACGGCCTATGTAGAATTCATTCGAAACATACCGCTCTTGCTTGTTGTTTTCGTGTTCTTCTATGGGCTGCCGTCCATCGGCATTACCCTTAGCGGATTCGTATGCGGGACCTTAGGTCTTACGGTGTACACGGCAGCTTTTATTGCAGAAGCGATCCGTGCTGGTATTATGTCGGTGCCCAAAGGACAGTCTGAAGCGGGACAATCCTCAGGACTGACCTATCTCCAGACGATGTGGCATATCGTCCTTCCGCAAGCAATCAAAATTGTCATACCGCCGCTTAGCAACCAATTTATTAACCTCGTTAAGAACTCGTCCGTACTTGGCGTGTTCGCAGGTTTTGACCTCATGTATTTCGGTGATCAAGTCGCAAGTGAGACTTATGCTACTTTCGATACCTATATCTTCGTTGCAATGCTTTATCTGATACTCACGCTGCCGCTAAGTTACATGGCCTTACGCCTAGAACGTAAATTAGCTCGTACGGACTGA
- a CDS encoding extracellular solute-binding protein: MAGKPKRSTFRTRLEDMVTTLRSDIVTGKLQPGDFLPSELTLAEQFQLSKNSVRKGLEALLDQEMIEKAPRIGTRVVGTGRNEKLTLKFGYYSTLSLEANLLELVEKFQQQHPHIVVQMIPLSHSYFSQNTKEAMERDALDLITLNTQNYETVTETGAVLDILEPLERKNGTYTFLSGPFTKDSHLYVQPFIFSPIVLCYNRDHFKEAALPEPDSSWSWNDVQKAALALTQKQDRIGILFHLQSINRWPLFLLQNKVVFERDQHGKLIFNNDNFRKAMQTSLGLFEGMNPDTVYMSENDSDAERFFLQQKTSMIVTSYYSLNHLRNAEFAYDIAPLPYSLVAKTQLLIIGLAVIKSSKQKEAAQTMLDFLVSNEAQLHIRKTTLTIPSVKTAAEWIGEETLARPSRFFMYRDIIPTFSFYKDMNVTFHELETMRHILKLYWARLDDFETVCRRLEDSL; the protein is encoded by the coding sequence ATGGCGGGTAAACCCAAACGATCAACCTTCCGAACCCGACTGGAAGATATGGTCACGACATTACGCAGCGACATCGTAACTGGAAAACTTCAGCCCGGTGACTTTTTACCTTCCGAATTAACACTTGCTGAACAGTTTCAGCTTAGTAAAAATTCGGTTCGCAAAGGACTGGAAGCACTACTCGATCAGGAAATGATCGAAAAAGCGCCGCGAATCGGGACGCGCGTTGTTGGGACAGGTCGGAACGAAAAGCTTACATTGAAATTCGGTTATTACTCCACTCTTTCCCTTGAAGCTAATTTATTGGAGCTGGTCGAAAAGTTTCAACAGCAGCATCCGCATATTGTCGTCCAAATGATTCCTCTTTCGCATTCGTACTTTTCTCAGAACACGAAGGAAGCCATGGAGAGAGACGCGCTCGACCTTATCACTTTAAATACCCAAAACTACGAAACGGTTACTGAAACTGGAGCCGTCTTGGATATCCTAGAGCCGCTTGAACGAAAGAATGGCACGTATACCTTTCTGTCAGGACCTTTCACCAAAGACAGTCATTTGTATGTGCAGCCGTTTATTTTTTCACCGATCGTCTTGTGTTACAACCGAGATCATTTCAAGGAAGCAGCATTGCCAGAGCCGGATAGCAGTTGGAGTTGGAACGATGTCCAGAAAGCAGCGCTAGCCTTAACGCAAAAGCAGGACCGAATCGGCATCTTGTTTCACCTGCAATCCATCAATCGATGGCCGCTCTTTTTACTGCAAAACAAGGTCGTTTTTGAACGAGATCAGCATGGTAAGCTGATTTTCAACAACGATAATTTTCGGAAAGCCATGCAAACCAGCCTTGGGCTGTTTGAAGGAATGAACCCCGACACCGTCTATATGTCGGAGAATGACTCTGATGCCGAACGGTTTTTCTTGCAGCAAAAAACGTCCATGATTGTGACCAGCTATTACAGCTTGAACCATTTGCGTAATGCTGAATTCGCATATGACATCGCACCGCTTCCCTATTCGTTGGTAGCGAAGACTCAGCTCTTAATCATTGGTCTTGCGGTCATTAAGTCAAGCAAACAAAAGGAAGCAGCCCAAACTATGCTCGATTTTCTCGTTTCGAACGAAGCGCAGCTGCATATTCGCAAAACCACCCTTACCATTCCTAGTGTCAAAACGGCGGCGGAGTGGATCGGGGAAGAAACGTTGGCGCGTCCTTCCCGGTTCTTCATGTACCGGGACATCATCCCGACATTTAGTTTCTATAAAGACATGAATGTAACTTTCCACGAACTGGAAACCATGCGCCACATTCTCAAGCTTTACTGGGCACGGCTCGACGATTTCGAGACGGTTTGCCGAAGGCTGGAGGATAGCCTCTAA
- a CDS encoding amino acid ABC transporter permease: MDIMQAFTADNVRFVFEGFYITLKVAAISIVLSFIVGCIVGTIRYTKLPVLSPILAVLVELIRNLPLLLIMFFSRFALPDIGIKLGPMNATILALTLFEGAMIAEIVRSGLNSIDKGQIEAARSSGLGYVQTLWHIILPQGLRRMMPPLVSQFISLLKDTSLAIVISLPELMHHAKIVIGQNYSYTMPILFLVAILYFAVNYALSLAARRMESRLV, translated from the coding sequence ATGGATATCATGCAGGCTTTCACAGCTGATAATGTAAGGTTTGTATTTGAAGGTTTCTATATAACGTTAAAGGTCGCTGCTATTTCTATTGTTTTAAGCTTTATTGTAGGTTGTATCGTCGGTACTATTCGGTATACGAAGCTACCAGTGTTATCACCTATACTTGCCGTATTGGTCGAACTTATCCGCAATTTACCATTGTTGTTAATCATGTTTTTCTCGAGATTCGCTTTACCGGATATCGGGATTAAACTCGGACCCATGAATGCAACGATCTTGGCATTAACGTTATTTGAAGGTGCGATGATTGCTGAGATTGTGCGAAGCGGCCTGAATTCCATCGATAAAGGACAGATTGAAGCCGCTCGATCTTCAGGACTAGGCTATGTGCAAACCCTTTGGCATATTATTCTACCTCAGGGGCTGCGCCGAATGATGCCGCCACTAGTGAGTCAATTTATTTCCTTGTTAAAAGATACTTCTCTTGCGATTGTTATTTCCTTGCCTGAACTGATGCATCATGCGAAAATAGTAATTGGACAAAACTACAGTTATACCATGCCCATTCTATTTTTAGTGGCTATTCTATATTTCGCTGTGAATTATGCCTTATCATTAGCAGCCCGCAGGATGGAATCAAGATTGGTATAG
- a CDS encoding response regulator, giving the protein MLSFGIVDDDAVSRLMLQKIIEKGGLGEVVGTAGSGSEGEKVLLETTPDVVVIDLLMPDQDGIETIIRLKEQGYQGKYVMISQIENKEMIGKAYQAGVEFYIQKPINKIEVEAVLSKVNEQWNISRSLQEIKESLTKLSLLHTGTESIRKKRGVREIMQPILMDMGIVGDTGSRDLMDIMEHLTRHHKAEGIPPLKELYETVSRCHKVKEADVEKEGKAVEQRIRRTIMTALTHIASIGLTDYSNPKFEHYAPLYFEFQDVRMKMKEIDENCKPEKGKVNIKKFLQVLFLEVTDKMRSEY; this is encoded by the coding sequence ATGCTGTCATTCGGGATTGTTGACGATGATGCGGTAAGTAGACTGATGCTTCAAAAGATCATTGAAAAAGGCGGATTAGGCGAAGTCGTAGGTACGGCTGGCAGCGGGAGCGAAGGAGAAAAAGTTCTTCTGGAAACCACACCGGATGTCGTGGTCATTGATTTATTGATGCCGGACCAGGATGGAATTGAGACCATCATTCGATTGAAGGAGCAAGGTTATCAAGGGAAATACGTGATGATTTCGCAAATTGAAAATAAAGAAATGATTGGCAAAGCTTATCAAGCCGGTGTCGAATTCTATATTCAAAAGCCAATTAATAAAATTGAAGTGGAAGCGGTGCTGTCCAAGGTTAACGAGCAGTGGAACATTAGCCGCTCCTTGCAGGAGATTAAAGAATCATTAACCAAGCTGAGTTTACTGCACACAGGTACTGAGAGTATTCGCAAAAAGCGCGGTGTCCGCGAAATTATGCAGCCTATTCTCATGGATATGGGGATCGTGGGGGACACCGGCAGTCGCGACCTGATGGACATTATGGAACATCTCACTCGTCATCATAAAGCGGAAGGAATTCCGCCGCTCAAGGAGCTTTATGAAACTGTGTCCAGATGTCACAAGGTAAAAGAAGCGGATGTTGAAAAAGAAGGTAAAGCCGTCGAACAGCGAATTCGCCGCACGATAATGACCGCGTTGACCCATATCGCCAGTATTGGCTTGACGGATTACAGCAATCCCAAATTTGAGCATTATGCGCCTCTGTATTTTGAATTCCAGGATGTGCGTATGAAGATGAAAGAAATCGATGAGAACTGTAAGCCGGAGAAGGGCAAGGTCAATATTAAGAAATTTCTCCAAGTTCTCTTTCTTGAAGTTACGGATAAGATGCGCAGTGAATATTAA
- a CDS encoding zinc-binding alcohol dehydrogenase, which yields MKAVISLKGKVEVLDIEEPSIETNHVRVETCYSAISSGTELLLKNLMTDTPIQLGYSAMGIVREIGEGVSHVKVGQRVACYGSPYVKHAEFLVVPKLLVVPLPEECSSKEASFVGLGAIAIHALRQADLRFGESVVVVGLGILGQIVCRITDVSGSRVIGLDLLAERCAKLSEAGAVQVCDNVQDVNRTIDSLHQHEGVDAVIICANGANSGIIDQALRWIRDRGKIVIVGDVKMDFDRELMFAKEAQVLISRAGGPGRYHDSYESKGVDYPIGYVRWTEGRNMAEFIRLLSERRFSIQALITHEMALSSMTVAYELLRKSPRDVLGVLIDYGKEQEVEAEKQVSAVPVSFEML from the coding sequence ATGAAAGCCGTCATTTCCTTGAAAGGCAAGGTTGAAGTCTTAGACATTGAAGAACCTTCCATTGAAACGAACCATGTACGTGTTGAAACCTGCTACTCTGCAATTAGTTCAGGCACAGAGCTTCTGCTGAAAAACCTGATGACCGATACTCCCATTCAACTTGGTTACAGTGCGATGGGAATCGTGCGGGAAATCGGCGAAGGCGTCTCCCATGTGAAGGTAGGGCAGAGAGTCGCTTGTTACGGTTCTCCTTATGTTAAGCATGCGGAATTCTTAGTGGTGCCTAAGCTTTTGGTTGTTCCGCTTCCGGAGGAATGCAGTTCGAAAGAAGCGTCCTTCGTCGGACTCGGTGCGATCGCTATTCATGCGCTGCGTCAAGCGGATTTGCGTTTTGGAGAATCGGTTGTCGTGGTTGGACTAGGTATTCTGGGACAAATCGTATGTCGGATTACAGACGTTTCCGGCAGTAGGGTAATCGGGCTTGATTTGTTGGCAGAACGCTGCGCCAAGCTTTCGGAAGCCGGTGCCGTACAAGTGTGTGACAATGTACAGGATGTCAACCGTACCATCGATTCACTACATCAGCATGAAGGTGTTGATGCGGTTATCATCTGTGCCAATGGTGCCAATTCCGGCATTATTGATCAGGCTCTACGCTGGATTCGCGACAGGGGGAAAATCGTCATCGTCGGCGATGTGAAGATGGACTTCGATCGGGAGTTGATGTTTGCCAAAGAGGCACAGGTGCTTATCTCGCGCGCTGGTGGTCCTGGGCGGTATCATGACAGCTACGAAAGCAAGGGCGTTGACTATCCGATCGGTTACGTACGTTGGACAGAAGGTCGCAACATGGCGGAATTTATCCGTTTACTTTCTGAACGACGGTTTTCCATCCAAGCACTTATCACGCATGAGATGGCTTTATCATCTATGACAGTGGCTTACGAATTACTTCGCAAATCTCCACGAGACGTATTAGGCGTTCTCATTGATTATGGGAAGGAGCAAGAAGTAGAAGCTGAAAAACAAGTAAGTGCTGTACCTGTATCTTTTGAAATGTTGTAG
- a CDS encoding amino acid ABC transporter ATP-binding protein, giving the protein MISFRQVEKHYGDFHVLKGINLQIKQGEVVVVVGPSGSGKSTLLRCINRLETITSGELIVNEFKVSDKKMDMNKLRRDIGMVFQHFNLYPHKKVIDNITLAPMKVHGMAKKEADEIAMYFLDKVGIQDKAYSFPSQLSGGQQQRVAIARGLAMKPKIMLFDEPTSALDPEMVGEVLDVMKALANEGMTMVVVTHEMGFAREVADRVVFMDKGQIVEESPPEEFFVNPREERAKLFLNRVLNH; this is encoded by the coding sequence TTGATCTCATTTCGTCAAGTAGAGAAGCATTACGGCGATTTCCATGTGCTCAAAGGAATTAATCTTCAGATCAAGCAGGGGGAAGTCGTTGTCGTTGTAGGTCCGTCAGGTTCAGGCAAGAGTACGCTGCTAAGGTGTATCAACCGACTGGAAACCATCACAAGCGGTGAGCTTATCGTGAATGAGTTCAAGGTCAGCGATAAGAAGATGGATATGAACAAGCTGCGTCGAGATATCGGCATGGTATTCCAGCATTTCAATCTATATCCACATAAGAAAGTGATCGATAACATTACGCTTGCTCCGATGAAGGTGCATGGTATGGCTAAGAAAGAAGCCGACGAGATCGCGATGTATTTTCTGGATAAGGTTGGTATTCAGGATAAGGCGTACAGTTTTCCTTCACAGTTATCAGGTGGACAGCAGCAGCGTGTGGCCATTGCGAGGGGACTGGCGATGAAGCCGAAAATTATGTTGTTTGATGAGCCCACATCAGCCTTGGATCCGGAGATGGTCGGAGAGGTTCTTGATGTCATGAAGGCGCTTGCAAATGAAGGAATGACGATGGTTGTGGTTACGCACGAGATGGGCTTTGCCCGTGAAGTGGCCGATCGTGTTGTTTTTATGGACAAAGGTCAGATTGTAGAAGAGTCACCTCCCGAGGAATTCTTCGTCAACCCTCGTGAAGAAAGAGCGAAATTATTTCTGAATCGGGTACTTAACCATTAA
- the abc-f gene encoding ribosomal protection-like ABC-F family protein: MLIVNGQNIKKYHGAQLVLEDVTFEIHQGERIGLVGRNGSGKSTLLRLISKMEKPDEGQLTVRKDTRIGYLAQIPTEWESGTVYDVLAASFQEVLECRANMTELEQRMSSPDVMSDEKQLDQLLKRYAQLQERFEREGGYELDARIDQVANGLRIAREFYERRFTSLSGGEKTKIALASQLIGKPDLLLLDEPTNHLDLFGVEWLEEYLTHYDGACFIVSHDRYFLDRVVTKIVELEDGESTTYLTSYSGYVKEKEVRLLQQFADYQEQQKVIKKMKETIKQLTEWGRVGGNEKFFRRAASMQKALDRMEKLKRPVLDPKAAEFGLKLDDRSGRRVIRFDDVNKRYGDKVLLKRASGLLEYGEKVMLVGHNGSGKTTLLKMILGEEQPDQGELELGARVDIGYLAQQEYPEDHKKSVLTYFCEEAKLEEGEARGRLAAYLFYGADVFKSVSSLSGGEWTRLRLALLVLRKPNLLILDEPTNHMDIASREALEEALEEFPGTVLAVTHDRYFMNRLSRKIWELDQGRITVYLGNFDDYKEKSRQLREDQIRETTVIGVPKSVAAHAASRGKSKYSSVFTRDNLEKQIANEEARLKNLDQRIENLAADELSKLWIEREAVQDLLDGLYEHWMQMEEQE; this comes from the coding sequence ATGTTAATAGTTAATGGTCAAAATATAAAGAAATACCATGGTGCGCAGCTGGTGCTCGAAGATGTTACTTTTGAAATTCATCAGGGAGAAAGAATAGGACTTGTGGGACGCAATGGCAGCGGTAAATCGACATTGTTGCGCCTTATATCCAAGATGGAGAAGCCTGATGAAGGACAATTAACGGTACGAAAAGATACGCGGATCGGCTATTTAGCACAAATCCCAACGGAATGGGAGAGCGGTACGGTGTATGATGTGCTAGCCGCGAGCTTTCAAGAGGTACTTGAATGCCGCGCTAACATGACGGAGCTGGAGCAGCGAATGTCGAGCCCGGACGTCATGAGCGATGAGAAGCAACTAGATCAGCTGCTTAAGCGGTACGCACAGCTGCAAGAACGTTTTGAACGGGAAGGCGGCTACGAGCTGGATGCAAGAATCGACCAAGTAGCGAACGGTCTTCGTATTGCACGGGAGTTTTACGAACGGAGATTTACCTCGTTGTCTGGAGGGGAAAAGACGAAGATTGCTCTCGCTTCCCAGCTGATCGGCAAACCTGACTTGCTGCTGCTGGATGAGCCGACGAATCATCTGGATTTGTTTGGTGTGGAGTGGTTGGAGGAATATCTCACCCATTATGATGGTGCGTGTTTCATTGTTTCTCATGATCGCTACTTTCTGGATCGGGTAGTTACGAAGATCGTTGAACTGGAAGATGGTGAATCCACGACCTATCTGACTTCATACTCGGGATATGTGAAGGAGAAGGAAGTTAGATTACTTCAGCAGTTTGCTGATTATCAGGAGCAGCAGAAGGTCATCAAAAAGATGAAAGAGACGATTAAGCAGCTGACGGAGTGGGGCCGAGTAGGAGGGAATGAGAAATTTTTCCGCCGGGCAGCTTCTATGCAGAAAGCGCTGGATCGGATGGAGAAGCTCAAACGGCCTGTTCTCGATCCGAAGGCAGCTGAATTCGGGTTGAAGCTGGACGACCGCTCAGGTCGGAGAGTGATTCGATTCGACGATGTGAATAAGCGATACGGAGATAAAGTGCTGCTGAAGCGGGCAAGCGGATTGCTGGAATATGGCGAGAAAGTGATGCTCGTCGGGCATAATGGTTCAGGTAAAACAACCCTGTTGAAGATGATTCTGGGTGAAGAGCAGCCTGACCAAGGGGAGCTCGAGCTTGGAGCGCGGGTCGACATTGGTTATCTGGCTCAACAAGAGTATCCAGAGGATCATAAGAAATCGGTGCTGACTTACTTCTGTGAGGAAGCGAAGCTGGAAGAAGGAGAGGCTAGGGGCCGGCTTGCTGCTTATTTATTTTATGGAGCAGATGTTTTCAAGTCGGTTAGTTCTCTCTCGGGAGGTGAGTGGACTAGATTGCGACTAGCACTGCTTGTGCTGCGTAAGCCTAATTTACTCATTCTCGATGAGCCCACGAATCATATGGATATTGCTTCAAGGGAAGCGTTGGAAGAAGCGCTGGAAGAGTTTCCTGGTACCGTGCTGGCTGTAACGCATGATCGTTATTTTATGAATCGGCTGTCCCGGAAAATATGGGAGCTGGATCAAGGGCGTATTACCGTTTACTTGGGTAACTTTGACGACTATAAAGAGAAGAGCCGGCAGCTGCGCGAAGATCAAATACGTGAAACCACTGTTATTGGGGTGCCAAAGTCGGTTGCTGCACATGCGGCGTCACGGGGAAAGTCTAAATACTCGTCCGTGTTCACTAGGGACAATCTGGAAAAGCAGATTGCTAATGAAGAAGCGCGTCTGAAGAATTTAGACCAACGAATAGAGAACCTGGCGGCAGATGAACTCAGCAAGCTATGGATAGAGAGAGAAGCGGTACAGGACCTGTTGGATGGGCTTTATGAGCACTGGATGCAGATGGAGGAGCAGGAATAG
- a CDS encoding glutamate ABC transporter substrate-binding protein translates to MMSKKWNFMFMLITIFALAGCASNGTKGGASSAPASSPAASSAPSTAKPAGGATVLDEIKSRGKVVVGVKFDTKLFGLKNPTGGEVEGFDIDIAKALAKEILGDEKKIELKEVTSKTRIPMLDNKEIDMIVATMTITEERKKQVEFSDVYFKAGQSLLVKKGSPIKSVADVKKGTKVLAVKGATSVANIKAKSPDATILEFDNYQDAFSALKAGQGDTLTTDNAILYGMMEQDKNFEVVGEPFTDEPYGIAIKKGETTLQAAVNDALKKLESSGQYTKIYEKWIGKAPTK, encoded by the coding sequence ATGATGTCAAAAAAGTGGAATTTCATGTTTATGTTAATTACGATATTTGCATTGGCGGGGTGTGCCTCTAACGGCACAAAAGGGGGCGCATCAAGCGCTCCGGCTAGCTCTCCGGCAGCAAGCAGCGCTCCAAGCACTGCAAAGCCGGCAGGTGGAGCGACCGTTCTGGATGAGATCAAAAGCAGAGGCAAAGTTGTCGTTGGTGTGAAGTTTGATACCAAGCTATTCGGTTTGAAAAACCCGACTGGCGGCGAAGTTGAAGGCTTCGACATCGACATTGCGAAAGCATTAGCGAAAGAAATTCTCGGCGATGAGAAGAAAATTGAGTTAAAAGAAGTAACGTCCAAGACACGCATTCCGATGCTCGATAACAAAGAGATTGACATGATTGTTGCGACGATGACGATTACCGAAGAGCGGAAGAAACAAGTTGAGTTTTCTGATGTTTATTTTAAAGCAGGACAATCTTTGCTCGTCAAGAAAGGCAGCCCTATTAAGAGTGTAGCGGATGTTAAAAAAGGAACGAAAGTGTTGGCTGTGAAAGGCGCTACTTCCGTTGCGAATATTAAAGCGAAATCCCCAGATGCCACCATACTTGAATTTGATAATTACCAAGATGCTTTCAGCGCCCTGAAAGCGGGTCAAGGGGACACGTTGACAACAGATAATGCCATCCTCTATGGCATGATGGAGCAAGATAAGAACTTCGAAGTGGTTGGCGAACCGTTCACGGATGAGCCTTATGGTATCGCGATTAAAAAAGGTGAAACAACACTTCAAGCCGCGGTGAATGATGCATTGAAGAAGTTGGAGTCAAGCGGTCAATATACGAAAATCTATGAGAAATGGATTGGCAAAGCGCCAACCAAATAA
- a CDS encoding HAMP domain-containing sensor histidine kinase encodes MGYLVGGERLGRLKNEGLQMILVAIVTAIAGEFKITPFIGEMFRIGLGSSAFLLCLLLMKHLPYIYTGIVTGITVLLFRTLEDGILLHGAMSFSASAQTHLSAAFYYMAFAIAMSFIKRNWDQFHPFVLGLFLSVIDLMSNEIELLARSLIFHSPHMFSEQLVYITVTAVVRSYFVVGIYNSVTINQMRVLHNEQQKRMEQMLNTNSGLYGEVFYLRKSMDTIEQITAKSHNLYEKINGAGLKSYSRTILEITQQIHEVKKDSQRILAGLLKLFDRDFASEMRLAEVVEFAIKSNLGYSSMIGKKIQFKSDIQTDYCSNQYLPLLTVINNLVSNAVEAIEDQGSILVSAYEQGAETIIIVADTGVGISEQDRDMIFAPGFTTKFNQEGFAATGIGLSHVRDIVHSLGGDIHLRSDEPGFQTTFVITILTDTLKKGA; translated from the coding sequence ATGGGATATCTTGTAGGGGGTGAAAGGCTGGGACGCTTAAAGAACGAAGGGCTGCAAATGATTCTCGTCGCTATTGTGACGGCAATTGCCGGAGAGTTTAAGATCACACCTTTCATTGGGGAAATGTTTCGGATTGGTCTTGGCAGCAGCGCCTTTCTACTCTGTTTGCTTTTGATGAAGCATCTGCCTTATATCTATACAGGTATCGTTACCGGAATCACTGTTCTGCTATTTCGGACGTTGGAAGATGGTATCCTATTACATGGGGCCATGTCTTTCAGCGCGAGCGCGCAAACGCATTTATCAGCCGCATTTTATTATATGGCCTTTGCGATTGCCATGAGCTTCATTAAACGGAATTGGGACCAATTCCACCCTTTTGTTCTTGGGTTGTTCTTATCGGTTATTGATCTTATGTCCAATGAGATTGAATTGTTGGCTCGCAGCTTGATTTTCCATTCACCGCATATGTTTTCAGAGCAGTTAGTGTATATCACAGTTACCGCTGTCGTGCGGAGCTACTTCGTGGTCGGTATCTACAACAGTGTGACCATTAATCAGATGCGAGTCCTGCATAATGAGCAGCAGAAGCGTATGGAACAAATGTTAAATACGAATAGCGGTTTATATGGCGAAGTATTTTACTTACGGAAGTCGATGGATACGATTGAGCAAATAACAGCCAAGAGCCACAATTTATATGAAAAAATTAATGGCGCGGGGTTAAAAAGCTACTCTCGCACCATTTTGGAAATTACCCAGCAAATTCATGAAGTCAAAAAAGATTCGCAACGCATCCTAGCCGGGTTGTTAAAGCTGTTCGATCGCGATTTCGCTTCCGAAATGAGGCTGGCTGAAGTCGTGGAGTTCGCCATCAAGTCCAACCTGGGTTATAGTTCGATGATTGGAAAAAAGATTCAATTCAAAAGCGACATTCAAACGGACTATTGTTCGAATCAATACCTACCCCTTTTAACCGTAATCAATAATCTCGTTTCTAATGCTGTGGAAGCAATTGAAGATCAAGGATCGATTCTCGTAAGTGCTTATGAGCAAGGTGCTGAGACCATCATCATCGTTGCCGACACTGGTGTTGGCATTTCAGAGCAGGATAGAGATATGATTTTTGCACCCGGATTTACGACCAAATTCAATCAAGAGGGCTTTGCCGCGACAGGGATTGGACTCTCTCATGTTCGAGATATTGTTCATTCATTAGGTGGAGACATTCATTTACGCTCTGACGAGCCGGGTTTTCAGACCACTTTTGTGATTACTATATTGACCGATACGTTGAAAAAAGGAGCGTAG
- a CDS encoding TSUP family transporter, which yields MLQVSWEMMIFIIIGGFLAAYVDSVVGGGGLIALPVLLATGLPPAVALGTNKLAGTMSSLTSTISFMRSGNVDLKAVRGLFILSLLGAICGTMVLRQIPSDFLKPLVVVMLILITIYTIFRKNWGDLSTFRQFSTKTAMLMGCAAFGLGFYDGFFGPGTGSFLIFVFLMLGFDFVKAAGNAKVLNFGSNVASLATFMVMGSINYGIGIPMGIAMVCGSLLGSRMAIRKGSAYVRPLFLTVCIILIGKQIWDIL from the coding sequence ATGTTACAAGTAAGTTGGGAAATGATGATATTCATCATCATCGGTGGTTTTCTAGCGGCTTATGTAGATTCTGTCGTTGGTGGAGGGGGACTGATCGCTCTTCCGGTTCTGCTGGCAACGGGATTACCCCCAGCTGTCGCGTTAGGAACGAACAAATTGGCGGGCACCATGTCTTCTCTGACAAGTACGATTTCATTCATGAGGTCTGGAAATGTCGATCTGAAAGCCGTACGCGGTTTGTTCATTTTGTCTCTCTTAGGGGCAATATGCGGAACGATGGTGCTGCGGCAAATTCCATCTGATTTCTTAAAGCCGTTGGTTGTCGTTATGCTTATACTGATCACCATCTACACGATTTTTCGTAAAAATTGGGGGGATCTTTCAACCTTCCGCCAGTTTTCAACGAAAACAGCGATGTTAATGGGCTGCGCTGCATTCGGTTTGGGCTTTTATGATGGTTTCTTCGGACCGGGTACCGGTTCCTTTCTTATTTTCGTTTTTCTGATGTTAGGATTCGATTTCGTCAAAGCGGCCGGTAATGCCAAGGTACTAAATTTCGGTAGCAACGTGGCTAGTTTGGCTACTTTCATGGTTATGGGGTCCATTAATTATGGGATAGGCATTCCGATGGGAATAGCCATGGTTTGTGGATCTTTGCTGGGCTCACGCATGGCGATCCGCAAAGGATCAGCGTATGTTCGACCGCTATTTCTTACCGTTTGTATAATCCTCATTGGTAAGCAGATATGGGATATCTTGTAG